In the genome of Lactuca sativa cultivar Salinas chromosome 3, Lsat_Salinas_v11, whole genome shotgun sequence, the window ttagtttttttttttaaatgtttttttttaattctttttgaatttaactaatgtaatttttattttgattgttatttttatctttttttttttaatttcaattaatgtagtttttatttaatgtaatttgatattttaatttaatggaaaaactagtattagaaaaattattttaatgtatttttgaattaaatttaaataaaaaaatgaggtgGAGTGGTGTGTTTAGTGGTAAGTATCTCATGTTTGTGGCAGTGAAATATGGTGCTGATGTGACACCCACTACATATATAATATGTGATGATGATACCCACTACATATATGGTATGTGATGGGTTTAACGGACGAATATTTGACTTAGGAGCCCATTTTGGATATTTGGGCCACAACTTACCAATTACCAAATCCAAGAAAACACAACACAAGAGACTATAACACGATATATTATTTGTTCCCTTTATCCTTTCTTCAAAGGAGGGAAACAAAAATGGcgtcacttgaatcactcaagcTCTCACACTTCCATCTCTCGTCTTCTCCAAACGCCCAATTACTTTTCCCAACAAAATTAAATCTCTCAATTTCATTTCCCACAACCAAGGCCAAAATTATCCTCAAATCCCCTTTTTATCCCCTCCCTCTTCCAATTTCAAGAAAATTCCAGGTATTCTTATCCTCAGCAATCGAACAAGAGATTTCAGTAGTAGAAGAAGAGAAATTGGAACAAACCGAGAAAGAAGAAAACAAAAGGAAGCTTTTTGTTCTTAATCTTCCATGGTCTTTCTCTGTTGCTGATATCAAGAATCTATTTGGCGAATGCGGAACCGTAGCAGATATTGAGGTTTAATTCTTCGCATCACACACATGTTTTTTCAGTGTTTTATTGGGTACAATTTGTATTATACTGTGATTTTCGGTtgaaatttatttatatatatatatatatatatatatatatatatattttgtgttatagatAATAAAAAGGGAGGATGGGAAGAGAGGGTTTACGTTTATCACAATGTCTTCTGGTGAAGAGGCTATGGCTGTAATCAAGAAATTCGATTCCCATGTAAGTTCACTTTTTCCTAATGTTTTTAACAGTTTTTAAAAGTAGTTCGATTTATTCTTAATCATGAATTTGAGTCTTCAAAATGCAAAACTTTGGTGGTATGGCTTAGAAATGTTCATAAGGGCCTCCATTTGACCTACATTGATAGTCAAAATAGACCTTTTTTCTTGTTACTCAGATTCTTATTTAACTAAATCAGACGTAAAATTTGTTTCTAGATCACACGAAGGAGAGTTTTCGATGATTGTGATCACAAATTTGATAGATTTCGATCAGAAATCAGTTCTCCATTTGACTTCAAATGTCAATTTTTTTTTACGATAATTCTTGATTTCTGTTGGTGTAGGAACTTTTGGGTAGGATTCTGAAAGTTGAATATGCAAAGAAATTCAAGAAACCAACACCACCTCGATCTCCATCTTTACCAGGTGTGGGTGAGACACGCCATAAGCTGTTTGTATCAAATCTTGCATGGAAAGTTAGGGCTTCAAATCTTAAACAATTCTTTGGTGATTTCAATCCTGTTTCCACTAGGGTTGTTTTCAGCCCTTCAGGAAATTCAGCTGGATATGGGTTTGTTTCATTTTCCTCAAAAGAAGAAGCCGATTCTGCCAGATTGGCGTTAGATGGGAAGGTAATCAATTCGATTTGTCATTTGTATACCAATCCTGAAAAGTCTCAACCTTTTTACTTCTGTTTTTATGTAGGAATTACTTGGGAGAGcgattattttgaaatttagtgAAAAATCGGGTGATAAATCTGAAAGTAATGAGGAAGCCCCTTCAGAGGAACAACCTGCTGAATCATAGTTTATCATGATTTATTCATATGGTTGACTGGATATTGGTAAGAGGAGATTGATGGGAAGAGAAATTGATGGTTTCGTTTTGTCATCTTCAATGAAAGAAAGCTATGGAGTTGTACTTCCTAAATGACTACATCTGCTCAAATGTATCTTTGATAAATATAATGATTTTGATGTGGCATTTATCGTGTTGTTGTTACTGAGTAAATTGGAACATGTTAATCGTAGTGTGAAGTAAGAGAAAATTGTGTGTGTTTTGTCATTTGATTGATTTGTTTGGAAATAGCTTATTCATACGATCACTTTGCATAGAAGAAATGTGGTGGTTTCAATATCTGAGCCCCTCGTTTTTAAAGCTGACAATGATGAGATTTTCTCAATAGAGGCTCTCCAGATGAAACATTTGATCTTTAAGGGTATCCAACTATACCATTGCATCTGATTGGGTTCTGTGATAAATTTTCTCTTCAATTATTGAAACACCCCATAATACACACtgatttaattaatcaatttcaaaacaattttcaataTTTTGATTATTTTCGAACTTAACCTGCATTTTTTTTGGAACTGTCAATACACACTAAATCATACTCTTAAACTACTTTATTGTTCACAACAGGATTT includes:
- the LOC111884133 gene encoding RNA-binding protein CP33, chloroplastic, giving the protein MASLESLKLSHFHLSSSPNAQLLFPTKLNLSISFPTTKAKIILKSPFYPLPLPISRKFQVFLSSAIEQEISVVEEEKLEQTEKEENKRKLFVLNLPWSFSVADIKNLFGECGTVADIEIIKREDGKRGFTFITMSSGEEAMAVIKKFDSHELLGRILKVEYAKKFKKPTPPRSPSLPGVGETRHKLFVSNLAWKVRASNLKQFFGDFNPVSTRVVFSPSGNSAGYGFVSFSSKEEADSARLALDGKELLGRAIILKFSEKSGDKSESNEEAPSEEQPAES